One genomic region from Pecten maximus chromosome 5, xPecMax1.1, whole genome shotgun sequence encodes:
- the LOC117328324 gene encoding uncharacterized protein LOC117328324, with amino-acid sequence MNAGLRPIWKPFPYSCAVGDTQTVIISPDDLDGVTSYTVENLLPYTNYTVSLSAVNVAGDGLPRIENLLTDQEVPEHPTDLAVTVLSPTEMFVSWNISGPYPGPTIFELHVMAKTPEINRTEIIRGFNSRSYTVKNLEEFRTYTFNITASTDKGSASFEQVLPAATTHPAAPGTVDNFRVTRPDGPDFATMIVSWQLPPVLDRNSDITEFVFSYNATGLNVSSQSEVIDVTSETNPITRSVSVIPLNTYRIEVYAVGTDSTGISLIGSKSRLTYFAPAGAPPLDVDESVIPFPLNKDVQATHTTFMLTIGKQFFTNNIYGPIVDYSLVLCKQTCTGLDDKSETRENDYLSSIDGWNTAKTKGFTQPYRALSKLEFESALASDENSSIFRIAIGKVLNCTKTGKQFCNGPLEAEAAYFVKAAVCTVGGCTLSSIYGPYSTLAGISRNCSPISQ; translated from the exons ATGAATGCAGGACTACGGCCGATT TGGAAACCATTCCCGTATTCATGTGCAGTCGGTGACACACAGACTGTGATCATTTCGCCGGATGATCTAGATGGTGTCACCAGTTACACAGTCGAGAACCTCCTCCCATACACTAACTATACCGTCAGTCTGTCGGCTGTCAACGTGGCAGGGGACGGCTTACCTCGTATTGAAAACTTATTGACGGACCAAGAAG TCCCTGAACATCCTACTGATTTGGCTGTGACGGTATTGAGTCCGACAGAAATGTTTGTGTCCTGGAACATTAGTGGACCATATCCTGGCCCCACCATATTTGAACTACATGTCATGGCAAAAACACCTGAAATAAATCGAACAGAAATCATACGAG GATTCAACTCAAGATCTTATACAGTGAAAAATTTGGAAGAGTTCCGAACGTACACATTTAACATCACAGCCTCTACAGATAAAGGATCAGCTAGTTTCGAGCAGGTACTTCCGGCCGCCACAACACATCCTGCAG CTCCTGGTACAGTTGATAACTTTCGGGTAACCCGACCTGACGGACCAGACTTTGCTACAATGATAGTGTCTTGGCAGCTTCCTCCAGTATTAGACAGAAACAGTGATATTACTGAGTTCGTGTTTTCTTACAACGCTACAGGATTG AATGTAAGCTCCCAATCAGAAGTGATAGATGTAACCTCCGAAACAAATCCAATAACCAGAAGTGTATCAGTGATACCATTGAACACATACCGTATAGAG GTGTATGCTGTAGGTACTGATTCTACTGGAATTAGCCTCATTGGATCTAAAAGCAGATTGACATACTTTGCACCTGCTGGAG CCCCACCACTTGATGTGGACGAGTCAGTTATTCCTTTCCCTTTGAACAAGGACGTCCAAGCGACACACACTACGTTTATGCTAACCATTGGGAAACAATTCTTCACGAACAATATATATGGTCCTATAGTGGATTACTCACTCGTGCTGTGTAAACAGACATGTACTGGACTAG acGATAAATCAGAGACAAGAGAAAACGATTACTTAAGTAGTATTGACGGTTGGAATACTGCGAAGACGAAGGGTTTCACACAGCCGTACAGGGCTTTGTCCAAGTTGGAGTTTGAATCTGCACTGGCAA GTGATGAGAACTCGTCGATATTCCGTATCGCGATTGGAAAGGTATTGAACTGCACCAAGACAGGGAAACAGTTTTGCAATGGTCCGTTGGAAGCAGAAGCTGCATATTT TGTAAAAGCAGCCGTTTGTACAGTCGGGGGCTGTACTCTGTCATCAATATATGGACCATATTCAACACTAGCAGGTATAAGCCGTAATTGCTCTCCTATTTCACAATAA
- the LOC117327292 gene encoding organic cation transporter protein-like isoform X2 codes for MLCKCITSHPYPQKHNLVCEDANIPAYIQIFMYSGALTGSLFQGFFADRFGRQRMICYGLFFVFVSGLASAWSPNYYIFAILRFIQIMTSRGVYISSFILAIEMVGPSKRQWAGFLFNYPYSAGIALLAGIGYGLRHWQYIQIACTAPIILFVVYWWVIPESPRWLISQGKIDQARKTVLKMAASSNTINCVPLPADMHEKTERNVNKKQGIVDYFKRRSLLCQSLVIFFNCFVVFHCFFGFTLNTGNLAGSFHLNVLLSGLADLPGYTIALLSAGRMGRKKLYILGMVVAGLSLLGSGAISVLATEDFKIASIVLAMIGKIGMAVGFSVIYIWSAELFPTVVRNTGMGLSTSLGNLGYMAAPAVARLGTVVPGRMGNAVPIFVFGFLCLIAAFMTLILPETQNAHLPETVAHSKAMNREIRYKLGKKEPLDERINLSVCNS; via the exons ATGTTATGCAAATGTATAACATCCCACCCTTACCCCCAGAAG CATAACCTGGTATGTGAAGATGCAAATATCCCAGCATACATACAGATTTTCATGTACTCCGGAGCGCTGACAGGATCACTATTTCAGGGATTTTTTGCCGACAG ATTTGGTCGACAACGTATGATATGCTACGGTCTTTTCTTCGTGTTCGTATCGGGACTAGCTTCAGCATGGTCGccaaattattatatatttgctATATTACGATTCATCCAGATTATGACATCAAggggtgtatatatatcatcattcaTTCTAG CTATAGAAATGGTCGGACCTTCAAAACGTCAATGGGCCGGTTTTCTCTTCAATTATCCCTATTCCGCTGGCATAGCTCTGCTAGCTGGGATAGGATATGGTCTACGACACTGGCAATATATCCAGATAGCCTGCACAGCGCCGATTATCCTGTTTGTGGTGTATTGGTG GGTTATTCCCGAGTCCCCACGATGGTTGATAAGTCAGGGAAAGATAGACCAAGCCAGgaaaacagttttgaaaatggccGCTTCCAGTAATACCATCAATTGTGTCCCTTTGCCTGCTGACATGCATGAAAAGACAGAAAGAAATGTGAATAAAAAACAAGGCATCGTTGATTATTTCAAACGGCGCTCTCTGCTTTGTCAGTCATTGgttatatttttcaattg TTTCGTGGTTTTCCATTGCTTCTTCGGCTTTACACTGAATACCGGAAACCTGGCAGGAAGCTTCCACTTGAACGTCCTACTCAGTGGTCTCGCTGACCTCCCTGGCTATACAATAGCCCTCTTGTCAGCTGGCAGGATGGGTCGGAAGAAATTATATATCTTGGGCATGGTAGTAGCAGGATTGTCGCTATTGGGAAGTGGTGCTATATCAGTCCTAGCTACAGAAG ATTTTAAAATTGCCTCTATTGTGTTGGCAATGATAGGAAAGATTGGAATGGCAGTGGGGttcagtgtaatatatatatggtcgGCAGAACTTTTCCCAACAGTGGTCCGAAACACCGGTATGGGATTAAGTACTTCTCTTGGAAATCTAGGTTATATGGCGGCCCCAGCAGTTGCAAGATTG GGAACCGTGGTTCCTGGAAGAATGGGGAATGCAGTGCCtatttttgtgtttggtttTCTCTGCCTTATTGCAGCCTTCATGACGTTGATCCTGCCAGAAACACAAAATGCGCATCTTCCGGAAACGGTCGCGCATTCCAAGGCCATGAACAGAGAAATTAGATATAAACTCGGTAAAAAAGAACCACTTGATGAACGTATTAATTTATCCGTATGtaattcataa
- the LOC117327292 gene encoding organic cation transporter protein-like isoform X1 has protein sequence MRFDDILKAVGEFGPYQRWIFILICLPIIFIGISDVNNALLLFSPKHRCAESGVHNNTKWYSERTVNFSGRFIQNAGKDVCFTYLINSSDENATSLKQPCTIWTYDQSVFIETFVSQHNLVCEDANIPAYIQIFMYSGALTGSLFQGFFADRFGRQRMICYGLFFVFVSGLASAWSPNYYIFAILRFIQIMTSRGVYISSFILAIEMVGPSKRQWAGFLFNYPYSAGIALLAGIGYGLRHWQYIQIACTAPIILFVVYWWVIPESPRWLISQGKIDQARKTVLKMAASSNTINCVPLPADMHEKTERNVNKKQGIVDYFKRRSLLCQSLVIFFNCFVVFHCFFGFTLNTGNLAGSFHLNVLLSGLADLPGYTIALLSAGRMGRKKLYILGMVVAGLSLLGSGAISVLATEDFKIASIVLAMIGKIGMAVGFSVIYIWSAELFPTVVRNTGMGLSTSLGNLGYMAAPAVARLGTVVPGRMGNAVPIFVFGFLCLIAAFMTLILPETQNAHLPETVAHSKAMNREIRYKLGKKEPLDERINLSVCNS, from the exons ATGCGatttgatgacattttgaaggCCGTTGGAGAATTTGGACCGTATCAAAGAtggatttttattttgatatgtctgCCAATTATCTTCATAGGTATATCTGACGTAAACAACGCACTACTGCTCTTCTCGCCAAAACACAG GTGCGCTGAGAGTGGTGTGCATAACAACACAAAGTGGTACTCAGAACGGACAGTAAATTTTTCCGGGAGATTTATACAGAATGCAGGGAAAGATGTTTGCTTCACATATTTAATAAACTCATCGGATGAAAACGCTACTTCTCTCAAACAGCCGTGCACGATCTGGACATACGACCAGTCTGTATTCATAGAAACCTTCGTTTCACAG CATAACCTGGTATGTGAAGATGCAAATATCCCAGCATACATACAGATTTTCATGTACTCCGGAGCGCTGACAGGATCACTATTTCAGGGATTTTTTGCCGACAG ATTTGGTCGACAACGTATGATATGCTACGGTCTTTTCTTCGTGTTCGTATCGGGACTAGCTTCAGCATGGTCGccaaattattatatatttgctATATTACGATTCATCCAGATTATGACATCAAggggtgtatatatatcatcattcaTTCTAG CTATAGAAATGGTCGGACCTTCAAAACGTCAATGGGCCGGTTTTCTCTTCAATTATCCCTATTCCGCTGGCATAGCTCTGCTAGCTGGGATAGGATATGGTCTACGACACTGGCAATATATCCAGATAGCCTGCACAGCGCCGATTATCCTGTTTGTGGTGTATTGGTG GGTTATTCCCGAGTCCCCACGATGGTTGATAAGTCAGGGAAAGATAGACCAAGCCAGgaaaacagttttgaaaatggccGCTTCCAGTAATACCATCAATTGTGTCCCTTTGCCTGCTGACATGCATGAAAAGACAGAAAGAAATGTGAATAAAAAACAAGGCATCGTTGATTATTTCAAACGGCGCTCTCTGCTTTGTCAGTCATTGgttatatttttcaattg TTTCGTGGTTTTCCATTGCTTCTTCGGCTTTACACTGAATACCGGAAACCTGGCAGGAAGCTTCCACTTGAACGTCCTACTCAGTGGTCTCGCTGACCTCCCTGGCTATACAATAGCCCTCTTGTCAGCTGGCAGGATGGGTCGGAAGAAATTATATATCTTGGGCATGGTAGTAGCAGGATTGTCGCTATTGGGAAGTGGTGCTATATCAGTCCTAGCTACAGAAG ATTTTAAAATTGCCTCTATTGTGTTGGCAATGATAGGAAAGATTGGAATGGCAGTGGGGttcagtgtaatatatatatggtcgGCAGAACTTTTCCCAACAGTGGTCCGAAACACCGGTATGGGATTAAGTACTTCTCTTGGAAATCTAGGTTATATGGCGGCCCCAGCAGTTGCAAGATTG GGAACCGTGGTTCCTGGAAGAATGGGGAATGCAGTGCCtatttttgtgtttggtttTCTCTGCCTTATTGCAGCCTTCATGACGTTGATCCTGCCAGAAACACAAAATGCGCATCTTCCGGAAACGGTCGCGCATTCCAAGGCCATGAACAGAGAAATTAGATATAAACTCGGTAAAAAAGAACCACTTGATGAACGTATTAATTTATCCGTATGtaattcataa